Proteins co-encoded in one Callospermophilus lateralis isolate mCalLat2 chromosome 2, mCalLat2.hap1, whole genome shotgun sequence genomic window:
- the Cimip2b gene encoding ciliary microtubule inner protein 2B isoform X3, which produces MAVSSNFIPGLSPLNPHYIPGYTGHCPLLRFSMGQTYGQLTGQLLRGPPGLAWPPTHRTLLPPIRPPRSPELPRKSLPPRHGHERLSSSMIPGYTGFVPQAQFIFAKNCNQVWAEALNGFTQWHGGQESKKLSKEAKGEKDKEKDQEPISELELEAEKKPELKQEKQQASPYSMDDTDPQKFFMSGTAGIWAEELTGQGPEGF; this is translated from the exons ATGGCTGTGTCCAGCAACTTCATCCCAGGACTCAGTCCTCTGAACCCTCATTATATCCCAGG GTACACTGGACATTGCCCACTACTTCGGTTCAGCATGGGCCAGACCTACGGGCAGCTGACTGGTCAGCTACTTCGAGGCCCTCCTGGCCTAGCCTGGCCCCCTACCCACCGCACACTTCTGCCTCCCATTCGTCCTCCAAGATCACCTGAGCTTCCCAGGAAGAGCCTCCCTCCCAGGCATGGGCATGAAAGGCTCAGCTCCAGCATGATCCCTGGGTACACAG GTTTTGTACCCCAGGCACAGTTCATCTTTGCTAAGAACTGCAACCAGGTCTGGGCTGAGGCTCTGAATGGTTTTACTCAGTGGCATGGTGGGCAGGAGAGTAAAAAACTGTCAAAGGAGGCCAAGGGGGAAAAAGACAAGGAGAAAGACCAAGAGCCAATATCAGAGTTAGAGCTGGAGGCAGAGAAGAAGCCAGAGCTGAAGCAGGAGAAACAACAA GCTTCCCCCTACTCCATGGATGATACAGACCCTCAGAAGTTCTTCATGTCAG GCACTGCAGGAATTTGGGCAGAAGAACT